One genomic region from Granulicatella adiacens ATCC 49175 encodes:
- a CDS encoding oligopeptide ABC transporter substrate-binding protein, with the protein MKKKSLLFLSAAAAALTLAACGNANNGNSGNTSSEPAKASSKSKFNAEVTHEGTAIKGGTLKYALVAASPFSGIFIDELSTNTTDSSIASQVDQSMFEYDENRKLTNTGLASLKLDVEGKTATVTLNAKDYKWSDGQPFTIDDYIFAIEAIGNKDYTGSRYNDRYQNIVGMKDFHEGKSDKISGVEKVDDYTVKIHFEKMLPSMQLAGGAIPAYTMPKHVFKDIPVKDWEQSEYVRGTKVVGLGPFTIESIVPGESVTLKANENFYKGRPKVDKMVMQVVSPDSIVSEMKAGNYDIASMPSAQYEAFKDLTNVTFLSSFAPSYEYISFKLGTFDKSQGKNVTNPKAKMSDPALRQAIGYALDIDSAGENLYHGLNYGTNSIILPFFKDVYNKEQEGFTYNPEKAKQLLDEAGYKDVDGDGIRENKDGSKLTINFAARTRDAANESLIQQYLIWWKEVGLDVQLYTGRTIESNNFYVKIQADDPEIDMFAGGWGTGYDPNPSNLFGETAKFNFSRYVNEKGTEIMKKISSTDAFDDAKNKEFYKEWQAYAKDEAFMIPTLVGDSVTAVNKRVKYYDTSIATSGSKSQVYQIELTSEDGAK; encoded by the coding sequence ATGAAAAAGAAGAGCTTATTATTCTTATCAGCTGCAGCGGCAGCACTAACATTAGCAGCATGTGGGAATGCTAATAATGGAAATAGTGGAAACACTTCATCTGAACCAGCAAAAGCAAGTTCAAAATCAAAATTTAATGCAGAAGTTACTCATGAAGGAACTGCAATTAAAGGCGGAACATTAAAATACGCTTTAGTAGCGGCTTCACCATTCAGTGGTATTTTCATTGATGAATTATCAACAAACACTACTGACTCATCGATTGCAAGTCAAGTAGACCAATCAATGTTTGAATATGATGAAAACCGTAAGTTAACGAATACAGGTTTAGCTTCATTAAAATTAGACGTTGAAGGAAAAACAGCGACTGTCACTTTAAATGCGAAAGACTATAAATGGTCAGATGGACAACCATTCACAATCGATGACTATATCTTCGCTATCGAAGCTATCGGTAACAAAGACTACACTGGTTCTCGTTACAACGACCGTTACCAAAACATTGTCGGAATGAAAGACTTCCACGAAGGCAAATCAGATAAGATTTCTGGTGTGGAAAAAGTGGATGATTATACAGTGAAAATTCACTTTGAAAAAATGTTACCTTCTATGCAATTAGCAGGTGGAGCGATTCCAGCATACACAATGCCAAAACATGTCTTCAAAGATATTCCAGTTAAAGATTGGGAACAAAGTGAATATGTACGCGGTACAAAAGTAGTCGGCTTAGGACCGTTCACAATTGAATCAATCGTGCCAGGGGAATCTGTAACCTTAAAAGCAAATGAAAACTTCTATAAAGGTCGTCCTAAAGTAGATAAAATGGTGATGCAAGTAGTTTCTCCAGACTCAATCGTTTCAGAAATGAAAGCTGGAAACTACGATATCGCAAGCATGCCAAGTGCTCAATATGAAGCATTCAAAGATTTAACAAACGTAACATTCTTAAGTTCATTTGCGCCTTCTTATGAATACATTTCATTCAAATTAGGAACATTTGATAAATCACAAGGTAAAAACGTAACGAATCCAAAAGCGAAAATGAGCGATCCTGCTCTTCGTCAAGCAATCGGTTATGCATTAGATATCGATTCAGCTGGAGAAAACTTATATCACGGATTGAACTATGGTACAAACTCTATCATCTTACCATTCTTCAAAGATGTATATAACAAAGAGCAAGAAGGATTTACTTATAACCCAGAGAAAGCGAAACAATTATTAGATGAAGCTGGTTATAAAGATGTTGATGGTGACGGAATCCGTGAAAATAAAGACGGTTCTAAGTTAACGATTAACTTTGCTGCTCGTACTCGTGACGCAGCGAATGAATCATTAATCCAACAATACTTAATTTGGTGGAAAGAAGTTGGTTTAGATGTACAACTTTATACAGGGCGTACAATTGAATCAAATAACTTCTACGTTAAAATTCAAGCAGATGATCCAGAAATCGATATGTTCGCTGGTGGTTGGGGAACAGGTTATGATCCAAACCCATCTAACTTGTTTGGTGAAACAGCTAAATTTAACTTCTCTCGTTATGTAAATGAAAAAGGTACTGAAATCATGAAGAAAATTTCTTCAACAGACGCTTTTGACGATGCGAAAAATAAAGAGTTCTACAAAGAATGGCAAGCATATGCTAAAGATGAAGCTTTCATGATTCCAACTTTAGTAGGGGACAGTGTAACTGCTGTAAATAAACGTGTGAAATATTATGACACTTCAATTGCAACAAGTGGTTCTAAATCTCAAGTTTACCAAATCGAATTGACTTCTGAAGATGGAGCAAAATAA
- a CDS encoding ABC transporter permease: MEQNNVNTVEETVVEESTVSTPPAGFQVIVREFLKDKIALTALILLVLIFLVIFIGPMFINEDTALKVNILGRYKAPTNAHLLGTDESGRDVLALLIIGARNSVLIGFSVTILTCIVGIFVGLISGYYGKWVDTTIMRVVDFIMILPTLMIIIVFVTVIPNYTMFHFVFIMTAFYWVGSARLFRTRTLQEASLDYVNASKTLGSSDFRIMFREILPNLSSLIIVNLILRLAGNIGIETGLTYLGFGLPFTTPSLGTLISAAKNADIIENKLWVWLPATILILIMMLCINYVGQALQRAADSRQRLG, translated from the coding sequence ATGGAGCAAAATAATGTAAATACAGTTGAAGAAACTGTCGTTGAAGAAAGCACCGTATCTACACCGCCTGCTGGTTTTCAGGTTATTGTACGGGAGTTTTTAAAAGACAAAATTGCCTTAACAGCATTAATTTTATTAGTGTTAATTTTCTTAGTTATCTTTATTGGACCAATGTTTATTAATGAAGATACAGCTCTTAAAGTAAACATTTTAGGTCGTTATAAAGCACCAACAAATGCTCACTTATTAGGGACAGATGAAAGTGGTCGTGACGTTTTAGCCTTATTAATTATCGGGGCTCGTAATTCAGTATTAATCGGCTTCTCAGTAACGATTCTTACTTGTATCGTTGGTATCTTTGTTGGTTTGATTTCTGGTTACTATGGTAAATGGGTGGATACAACGATTATGCGTGTCGTTGACTTTATCATGATTTTACCAACATTGATGATTATCATCGTATTCGTAACAGTAATTCCAAACTATACAATGTTCCACTTCGTATTTATCATGACAGCCTTCTATTGGGTAGGTTCTGCACGTTTATTCAGAACACGTACTCTTCAAGAAGCAAGCTTAGATTATGTAAATGCGTCTAAAACACTAGGGTCTAGCGATTTTAGAATTATGTTCCGTGAAATCTTGCCAAACTTAAGTTCATTAATTATCGTTAACTTAATCTTACGTTTAGCAGGGAACATTGGTATTGAAACAGGGTTAACTTACTTAGGTTTCGGTTTACCATTTACAACACCATCACTTGGTACATTAATCTCTGCAGCGAAAAATGCGGACATCATTGAAAACAAATTATGGGTTTGGTTACCAGCCACAATCTTAATCTTAATCATGATGTTATGTATCAACTATGTTGGTCAAGCCTTACAACGTGCAGCGGATTCTCGCCAACGTTTAGGTTAA
- a CDS encoding oligopeptide ABC transporter substrate-binding protein, which yields MNKKKMMILFSATTALTLAACGGNNSSSSTTSTEAGTAKTKYASEVTHEGTPIKGGTLKYAIVSSSPFSGIFADELSQVTTDSTIGGLIDESMFEYDENRKLTNTGLASIKFDVENKTATVTLNSKEYKWSDGQPVTIDDYIFAYQAIGNKDYTGVRYDGDFKNVVGMEDYHNGKADSVSGLEKVDDYTVKIHFKEMSPSMQLAGGSVSAYIMPKHIFKDIPEAEWEQSDYVRSKKFVGLGQFKIDSIVAGESVTLVPNEHYYKGVAKVDKVVMEVVSPDNIVSEMKAGNYDIATMPNAQYEAYKDLTNVTFLSSQESAYEYIGFHLGKYDNAAGKNVTDPNAKMSDANLRQAMAYALDVEAAGQNLYNGLQHASNSIIIPFFKDVYNKDQEGFTYNPEKAKQLLDEAGYKDVDGDGLRENKDGSKLKITFAARTRDEANESLVQQYLNWWKEIGLDVQLYTGRTIELNSFYDKIQADDPEIDVFAAGWSTGYDPNPEGLFGETAKFNFERYVDPEGNAIMKKISSTEAFDSAKNIEFYKEWQKYVHDKAFIFPTLVGESITAVNKRVKYFDVNLGSQKSALYQIELTSDTAAK from the coding sequence ATGAACAAGAAAAAAATGATGATTTTGTTTTCTGCAACGACAGCTTTAACTTTAGCTGCTTGTGGCGGAAATAATAGTAGTTCGTCGACAACAAGTACTGAAGCCGGTACAGCCAAAACGAAGTATGCATCAGAAGTCACTCATGAAGGCACGCCGATTAAAGGTGGCACATTAAAATATGCTATCGTATCTTCATCACCGTTTTCTGGGATTTTTGCAGATGAGTTGTCTCAAGTCACTACTGATTCAACTATCGGGGGTCTTATAGATGAAAGCATGTTTGAATATGATGAGAACCGTAAATTAACCAATACGGGTCTAGCAAGTATTAAATTTGATGTTGAGAATAAAACAGCAACGGTCACTTTAAATTCAAAAGAGTATAAATGGTCTGATGGCCAACCAGTGACAATCGATGACTATATTTTCGCTTATCAAGCCATCGGAAATAAAGACTATACAGGTGTTCGTTACGACGGTGATTTTAAAAATGTCGTTGGGATGGAAGACTATCACAATGGAAAAGCAGATAGTGTTTCAGGTCTTGAAAAAGTGGATGATTACACGGTGAAAATTCACTTCAAAGAAATGAGCCCTTCAATGCAATTAGCCGGTGGTTCTGTTTCTGCTTATATTATGCCGAAACATATCTTCAAAGACATTCCTGAAGCGGAGTGGGAACAAAGTGATTACGTTCGTAGTAAAAAATTCGTTGGTCTTGGACAATTCAAAATTGATTCTATTGTAGCCGGTGAATCTGTAACACTCGTTCCAAATGAACACTATTATAAAGGTGTAGCAAAAGTTGATAAAGTCGTAATGGAAGTCGTTTCACCAGATAATATCGTGTCAGAAATGAAAGCTGGGAATTACGATATCGCGACAATGCCAAACGCGCAATATGAAGCTTATAAAGATTTAACAAATGTGACTTTCTTAAGTTCACAAGAATCAGCCTATGAATATATCGGTTTCCACTTAGGAAAATATGATAATGCTGCAGGTAAAAATGTAACAGATCCAAATGCAAAAATGAGTGATGCAAACCTACGTCAAGCGATGGCGTATGCACTAGATGTTGAAGCAGCGGGTCAAAACTTGTATAACGGATTACAACATGCCTCAAATTCTATTATCATTCCGTTCTTTAAAGATGTTTATAATAAAGACCAAGAAGGATTTACTTACAATCCTGAAAAAGCGAAACAATTATTGGATGAAGCAGGATATAAAGATGTGGATGGAGATGGACTTCGTGAAAACAAAGACGGTTCTAAGTTGAAAATTACTTTTGCCGCTCGTACACGTGACGAAGCCAACGAATCATTAGTACAACAATACTTAAACTGGTGGAAAGAAATCGGGTTAGACGTTCAACTGTACACAGGACGTACGATTGAATTGAACTCATTCTATGATAAAATCCAAGCGGATGATCCAGAAATCGATGTGTTTGCAGCAGGATGGTCAACAGGTTACGATCCAAACCCAGAAGGATTGTTTGGGGAAACAGCGAAATTTAACTTCGAACGTTATGTAGATCCAGAAGGAAATGCAATCATGAAGAAAATCAGTTCAACAGAAGCCTTTGACTCAGCGAAAAACATTGAGTTCTACAAAGAATGGCAAAAATACGTTCATGATAAAGCGTTTATCTTCCCAACGTTAGTCGGAGAATCGATTACTGCTGTTAACAAACGTGTGAAATACTTCGATGTTAACTTAGGTAGTCAAAAATCAGCTCTATATCAAATCGAATTAACGAGTGATACAGCAGCGAAATAA
- the acpP gene encoding acyl carrier protein, producing MSNQVVFDKVAQLIANRFSVDASTVTEGMTFQQDLSADSLDVVELVMELEDEFGIQISDEDAENITTIGDAVNYITEHQA from the coding sequence ATGTCAAATCAAGTGGTTTTTGATAAAGTAGCTCAATTGATTGCAAACCGTTTTAGCGTTGACGCTTCAACCGTAACGGAAGGCATGACATTCCAACAAGACTTAAGCGCAGATTCACTAGATGTCGTGGAATTAGTTATGGAATTAGAAGATGAATTTGGAATTCAAATTTCTGATGAAGATGCAGAAAACATCACAACAATTGGAGACGCAGTGAATTATATCACTGAACATCAAGCTTAA
- a CDS encoding ABC transporter ATP-binding protein, producing MTIDKPLLEINNLHVGFRIKDDFYDAVDNVSLTLEKNEILAIVGESGCGKSTLATTIMGLHNKNNTKITGDIIYNDVNLVNLNEALYNKIRGNDIGMIFQDPLASLNPLMTIGAQIDEALYYHTDLNEKERTERVLELLGQVGIPNPQRTFKQYPHELSGGMRQRVVIAIALSCKPPIIIADEPTTALDVTIQAQILDLLNDIQKETESGIILITHDLGVVAETADRVAVMYAGQFVEVAPVAELFTNPQHPYTRSLLQSIPQAGSEGQELHVIKGTVPPLPKLPRKGCRFAPRIPWISADAHEEDPTLHEVGPNHFVRCTCYKHFHFEGEEA from the coding sequence TTGACAATTGATAAGCCACTATTAGAAATCAATAACTTGCACGTTGGTTTCCGTATCAAAGATGATTTTTATGATGCAGTAGATAATGTATCTTTAACATTAGAAAAGAATGAAATTTTGGCCATTGTTGGGGAGTCAGGATGTGGGAAATCTACATTAGCGACAACTATCATGGGATTACACAATAAAAACAACACAAAGATTACTGGAGACATTATTTATAATGATGTGAATTTAGTAAACTTAAATGAAGCGTTATATAACAAAATTCGCGGAAATGATATCGGAATGATTTTCCAAGATCCATTGGCTTCATTAAATCCTTTGATGACGATTGGTGCTCAAATCGATGAAGCTCTTTATTATCATACAGATTTAAATGAAAAAGAACGTACAGAACGTGTATTAGAATTGTTAGGACAAGTAGGGATTCCAAACCCACAACGTACTTTCAAACAATACCCACATGAATTATCAGGTGGGATGCGTCAACGTGTGGTTATCGCGATTGCATTATCATGTAAACCACCAATCATCATTGCCGATGAACCAACAACTGCATTGGACGTAACCATCCAAGCGCAAATCTTAGACTTATTAAATGATATCCAAAAAGAAACAGAATCTGGAATCATCTTAATCACTCACGACCTTGGGGTAGTAGCAGAAACAGCTGACCGTGTAGCCGTGATGTATGCTGGACAATTTGTAGAAGTGGCACCAGTTGCTGAATTATTTACAAACCCACAACATCCTTATACTCGTTCATTACTACAATCAATCCCACAAGCGGGTTCAGAAGGTCAAGAATTACACGTAATCAAAGGAACAGTGCCACCATTACCAAAATTACCACGTAAAGGTTGCCGTTTCGCTCCACGTATTCCGTGGATTTCAGCGGACGCTCATGAAGAAGATCCAACACTTCATGAAGTTGGGCCAAATCACTTCGTTCGTTGTACATGTTATAAACATTTCCATTTTGAAGGGGAGGAAGCATAA
- a CDS encoding ABC transporter ATP-binding protein, whose protein sequence is MSGFVTIEDLKVHYPIRSGFFNRVTDHVYAVDGVSLEIEEGKTYGLVGESGSGKSTIGKSIIGLEHVTSGKVIYEGQDVTNKARRRTSDYNRNVQMIFQDSLSSFNPKKRILDIVAEPLRNFERLSPEEEKKRVIELMEIIGLSEEALLKYPHQFSGGQRQRIGVARALASNPRLIIADEPVSALDLSVQAQVLNYMKRIQDEFNLSYLFISHDLGVVKHMCDELFIMYRGRFVETGRAEDIYANPQHIYTKRLLSAIPVIDPENREANKLRRKEAEKFYQENQKLYYDENGRVFDLQKISGTHAVALNPKGGK, encoded by the coding sequence ATGAGCGGTTTTGTAACCATTGAAGATTTAAAAGTTCACTATCCGATTCGTAGTGGCTTCTTTAACCGAGTAACGGATCATGTTTATGCGGTTGACGGAGTGTCACTTGAAATTGAAGAAGGGAAAACTTACGGTCTTGTTGGAGAATCAGGTTCTGGGAAATCAACTATCGGTAAATCGATTATTGGTCTAGAACACGTAACAAGCGGTAAAGTCATTTACGAAGGGCAAGACGTAACAAACAAAGCACGTCGTCGTACTTCAGACTATAACCGTAACGTACAAATGATCTTCCAAGATTCACTATCAAGTTTTAACCCTAAAAAACGTATTTTAGATATCGTAGCTGAACCATTAAGAAACTTCGAACGTTTATCTCCAGAAGAAGAGAAAAAACGTGTTATCGAATTAATGGAAATTATCGGATTATCTGAAGAAGCATTATTAAAATATCCACACCAGTTCTCAGGTGGTCAAAGACAACGTATCGGTGTTGCTCGTGCCTTAGCAAGTAACCCTCGTTTAATCATCGCCGACGAACCAGTATCAGCGTTAGACTTATCTGTACAAGCGCAAGTGTTAAACTACATGAAACGTATCCAAGATGAGTTCAACTTAAGCTACTTATTTATTTCCCATGACCTTGGGGTTGTAAAACATATGTGTGATGAGTTATTCATCATGTACCGTGGACGTTTCGTTGAAACTGGACGTGCTGAAGATATTTATGCAAATCCACAACACATCTATACAAAACGTCTATTGTCTGCGATTCCGGTAATCGATCCAGAAAACCGTGAAGCAAACAAACTTCGTCGTAAAGAAGCTGAAAAGTTCTATCAAGAAAATCAAAAACTTTATTATGATGAAAATGGTCGTGTATTCGACTTACAAAAAATCTCAGGCACACATGCTGTTGCATTAAATCCAAAAGGAGGAAAATAA
- the opp4B gene encoding oligopeptide ABC transporter permease yields MWKTILRRVLLMLPQIFILSVLAFLIAKMMPGDPFTGLITPETDPNTIEALRVKAGFYDPLPVQYWNWISKAFRGDFGQSYTYKYEVTKLIGERIGNTVWLSLLTMILTYLIALPLGMIAGRYQNTWADKAIVVYTFITYSIPVFVFALVLLWLFGYTLGWFPTRGSVDSDVVAGTMSYYMNKFHHMILPAFTMAILSTTGTIQYLRTGVIDAKSQDYVRTARAKGVPENIVFNRHIFRNSILPIAAFLGYEFTGLIGGSVFIENIFSYPGMGNLFVSSITGRDYSVILALLLLFGTATLLGTLLSDIIMSIVDPRVRVQ; encoded by the coding sequence ATGTGGAAAACCATTTTACGTCGTGTGTTATTGATGTTGCCACAAATCTTCATCCTTAGTGTGTTAGCATTCTTAATCGCGAAGATGATGCCAGGGGATCCATTTACAGGTTTAATTACTCCAGAAACGGATCCAAATACAATTGAAGCTTTACGTGTGAAAGCCGGATTCTATGATCCGCTTCCTGTTCAATATTGGAACTGGATTTCAAAAGCATTCCGCGGAGACTTCGGTCAAAGTTATACTTACAAATATGAAGTAACGAAATTAATCGGTGAACGTATTGGTAACACAGTATGGTTATCATTACTAACGATGATTCTAACTTACTTAATCGCATTACCATTAGGGATGATTGCAGGTCGTTACCAAAATACTTGGGCTGATAAAGCAATCGTAGTATATACCTTTATTACTTACTCAATCCCAGTATTCGTATTCGCCTTAGTATTATTATGGTTATTTGGTTATACATTAGGCTGGTTCCCAACTCGTGGATCTGTCGATTCAGATGTAGTTGCCGGAACAATGAGTTATTATATGAACAAATTCCATCATATGATTTTACCAGCGTTTACGATGGCGATTCTTTCGACAACTGGTACGATTCAATACTTACGTACAGGGGTTATCGATGCGAAAAGTCAAGACTATGTTCGTACTGCACGTGCGAAAGGGGTTCCTGAAAATATTGTGTTCAACCGCCACATCTTCCGTAACTCAATCTTACCGATTGCAGCTTTCTTAGGATATGAATTCACTGGTTTAATCGGCGGTTCTGTGTTTATCGAAAACATCTTCTCATATCCAGGGATGGGGAACTTATTCGTATCATCTATTACAGGACGTGACTACTCAGTAATCTTAGCGTTACTATTACTATTTGGTACAGCGACACTTTTAGGTACGCTATTATCAGATATTATTATGAGTATTGTAGACCCACGTGTCCGTGTACAATAA
- a CDS encoding ABC transporter ATP-binding protein encodes MTNTTEKKKLVEVKHLKQYFGTKKNAVKAIDDISFDIYEGETFGLVGESGSGKSTTGRALLRLYQPTDGEILFEGKDIATLTKGKELLEFRKEAQMIFQDPYASLDSRMKVRDIIAEGIDIHHLAATKEERNKMVDELLETVGLNREHANRYPHEFSGGQRQRIGIARALALNPKFIVCDEAISALDVSIQAQIVNLLKKLQKEKGLTYLFIAHDLSMVKYISDRIAVMYRGRIVEMGSAECVYTNPQHAYTKSLLSAIPLPDPREEKNRKRIVYKGEDFDENATLQEVEPGHFVLR; translated from the coding sequence ATGACTAATACAACTGAAAAGAAGAAACTGGTTGAAGTGAAACACTTAAAGCAGTATTTTGGCACAAAGAAAAATGCCGTAAAAGCCATTGATGATATTTCCTTTGACATATACGAAGGAGAAACTTTCGGGTTAGTAGGAGAATCAGGTTCTGGAAAATCAACAACAGGAAGAGCATTGTTACGCCTATACCAACCGACAGATGGGGAAATCCTTTTTGAAGGGAAAGATATTGCGACACTAACAAAAGGGAAGGAACTTCTTGAGTTTCGAAAAGAAGCGCAGATGATATTCCAAGATCCTTACGCTTCACTAGATAGCCGGATGAAGGTGCGTGATATTATTGCAGAAGGTATTGATATTCATCATTTGGCCGCCACAAAAGAAGAGCGAAACAAAATGGTTGATGAGTTGCTAGAAACAGTGGGGCTAAACCGAGAACATGCCAACCGTTATCCGCATGAATTTTCAGGAGGTCAACGTCAACGAATCGGGATTGCCAGGGCGCTCGCCTTAAATCCAAAATTCATCGTTTGTGATGAGGCGATTTCTGCACTAGACGTTTCCATTCAAGCACAAATTGTGAATTTGCTAAAGAAGCTCCAGAAAGAAAAAGGACTTACTTATCTCTTTATTGCCCATGATTTATCCATGGTGAAATATATTAGTGACCGGATTGCTGTCATGTATCGTGGCCGTATTGTGGAAATGGGCTCTGCGGAATGTGTCTATACGAATCCACAACACGCCTATACGAAGAGTTTGCTATCCGCTATTCCTCTACCCGATCCTCGTGAAGAGAAAAATCGAAAACGGATTGTTTACAAAGGTGAAGATTTCGATGAGAATGCTACTCTGCAAGAAGTGGAACCCGGTCATTTCGTTTTAAGATAA
- a CDS encoding oligopeptide ABC transporter substrate-binding protein translates to MNKKAIAGLLGAASLVTLAACNNNKANNASGESAAKASERKFPTEVSNEGTVVKGGTINYAIVSDSPFKGLINPLLSIDNADGALEDFAFANLFEFDENQRIKKDGGMMEFTLDREKKTVTLKLRSKDYKWSDGQPLTIDDYIFTYEFIGRKDYDGVRYDENAENVVGMEEFHAGKADKISGLEKVDDQTVVIHLKEVYPALEKGGNAIMGSILPKHVFKDMTYEQAVTSDAARTKVVGNGPFIVDTVVPGESVTFKKNPYYYKGEPKVDGVKADIVSQDSIVQEMKAGKYDFAKMPSDQYDAYKNLSNITLIGDITNSISYIGFNMGHYDKEKAEHVFEPSKKMSDPALRKAIAYALDNEQVANETYQGLRTAANTLLTPFFGEIYADKSEVPGFTYNPEESKKILADAGYKDTDGDGYVEDKEGKPLTITLLVPVGSQTDDAVIQQYIEWWKNVGLRVELLNGRALEFNAYAEKLTKYADDYDMWLGGFTIGYNPDPDGLYGPKARFNFSHYVNDEHNKLIEEIASEASFDQAKRVELFKQWQKFVFENPFQVPRFNTYSLTAVNKRVKHVDIAQGKESGWEQVELLSDTGVADK, encoded by the coding sequence ATGAACAAAAAAGCAATTGCTGGTTTATTAGGTGCTGCTTCTTTAGTAACTTTAGCTGCATGTAATAACAACAAAGCGAATAACGCTAGTGGGGAGTCTGCTGCAAAAGCATCAGAACGTAAATTCCCAACGGAAGTATCAAATGAAGGGACAGTTGTAAAAGGTGGAACAATTAACTATGCGATTGTATCTGACTCACCATTTAAAGGGTTAATCAACCCATTACTATCAATTGATAATGCCGACGGTGCATTAGAAGATTTTGCTTTTGCAAACTTATTCGAATTCGATGAAAACCAACGCATCAAAAAAGATGGCGGTATGATGGAATTCACTTTAGACAGAGAAAAGAAAACTGTAACATTAAAATTACGTTCTAAAGACTACAAATGGTCAGATGGACAACCTTTAACAATCGATGACTATATCTTTACTTATGAATTTATCGGGCGTAAAGACTATGACGGAGTTCGTTACGATGAAAATGCTGAAAATGTTGTTGGTATGGAAGAATTCCACGCAGGAAAAGCAGATAAAATCTCAGGACTTGAAAAAGTGGATGACCAAACAGTTGTAATCCACTTGAAAGAAGTGTATCCAGCTTTAGAAAAAGGTGGAAATGCTATTATGGGTAGTATCTTGCCAAAACATGTTTTCAAAGATATGACTTATGAACAAGCAGTAACTTCAGATGCAGCTCGTACTAAAGTTGTGGGTAATGGACCATTCATCGTCGATACAGTAGTTCCAGGGGAGTCTGTAACATTCAAGAAAAACCCATACTACTATAAAGGCGAACCTAAAGTGGACGGCGTAAAAGCAGATATCGTATCTCAAGATTCAATCGTTCAAGAAATGAAAGCTGGTAAATATGACTTCGCTAAAATGCCTTCAGACCAATATGATGCTTATAAAAACTTATCAAATATCACATTAATTGGTGACATCACAAACAGTATTTCTTACATTGGTTTCAATATGGGTCACTATGATAAAGAAAAAGCTGAACATGTATTTGAACCTTCTAAGAAGATGAGTGATCCAGCTTTACGTAAAGCCATCGCTTATGCATTAGATAATGAACAAGTAGCTAACGAAACTTACCAAGGTTTACGTACTGCAGCAAATACATTATTAACACCATTCTTTGGTGAAATCTATGCGGATAAATCAGAAGTCCCAGGATTCACATACAACCCTGAAGAATCTAAAAAAATCTTAGCGGATGCAGGATACAAAGATACTGATGGAGACGGTTATGTTGAAGACAAAGAAGGAAAACCATTAACAATCACATTATTAGTGCCAGTAGGTAGCCAAACAGATGATGCTGTTATTCAACAATACATCGAATGGTGGAAAAATGTTGGTCTACGCGTAGAGTTATTAAACGGCCGTGCATTAGAATTTAACGCATACGCTGAAAAATTAACAAAATATGCGGATGACTACGATATGTGGTTAGGTGGATTCACAATTGGTTACAACCCTGACCCAGATGGATTATACGGACCAAAAGCTCGTTTCAACTTCTCACACTATGTGAACGATGAACACAACAAGTTAATCGAAGAAATCGCTTCTGAAGCTTCATTCGATCAAGCTAAACGTGTTGAATTATTCAAACAATGGCAAAAATTTGTATTCGAAAATCCATTCCAAGTTCCACGTTTCAACACTTACTCATTAACAGCAGTAAACAAACGTGTTAAACATGTAGATATTGCTCAAGGTAAAGAATCTGGATGGGAACAAGTAGAATTACTTTCTGATACTGGTGTTGCTGATAAATAA